In Desulfobulbus oralis, one DNA window encodes the following:
- a CDS encoding riboflavin synthase → MFTGIVQGLGTIVERRTAGGGAVLTVVPDFSLDDPREGESIAVNGVCLTARHIEARRFSADVSPETLDRSCLGGLRVGDRVNLERALRPLDRLGGHLVSGHIDGMGRVQKRRALGDFTLFTFALDRHLSRYVVAKGSIAVSGVSLTVNDCSETGFSVAVIPHTLQETVLGLLTVGDTVNIEVDIIGKYVEKLLAGQTNQPGSRLDAAFLAEHGFF, encoded by the coding sequence GTGTTTACCGGCATTGTTCAGGGGCTGGGTACGATTGTGGAGCGCCGCACGGCTGGCGGCGGCGCGGTGCTGACCGTGGTGCCGGACTTTTCCCTGGATGATCCCAGGGAAGGGGAATCCATCGCGGTGAACGGCGTCTGCCTGACAGCACGGCACATCGAGGCGCGCCGCTTCTCTGCCGACGTGTCGCCGGAAACCCTGGACCGGAGCTGTCTGGGCGGCCTGCGCGTGGGCGACCGCGTCAATCTGGAGCGGGCGCTCAGGCCCCTTGACCGGTTGGGCGGGCACCTGGTGAGCGGCCACATTGACGGCATGGGCCGGGTGCAGAAGCGCCGGGCCCTGGGCGATTTCACCCTGTTCACCTTTGCTCTGGACAGGCATTTGAGCCGCTATGTGGTGGCCAAGGGTTCGATTGCCGTCAGCGGCGTCAGCCTGACCGTGAACGACTGCTCCGAGACGGGCTTTTCCGTGGCCGTCATTCCCCACACCCTGCAGGAAACCGTGCTGGGTCTTTTGACAGTGGGCGACACGGTGAACATAGAGGTGGACATTATCGGCAAATATGTGGAAAAACTGCTGGCCGGGCAGACAAACCAGCCGGGCAGCAGGCTGGATGCGGCCTTTCTGGCCGAGCATGGTTTTTTTTGA
- a CDS encoding DVU0298 family protein, whose protein sequence is MSTAKEQPLRPWCPFCGMSVGRPGYAQERSMREFPLGRCECGAVYVSETTGHNVGAAMVECLVNACGGNWDLAWDLLPEDDYLTGQLDNYDEVTHQVVPERFLDGRAVRGVLFFVRLHRGLAELAAHFARAHGAGAQPETAPRAVPAGAHVPPPPRLDPKRQKKRADKAGVQRLVRAGDVEALVALYLDDHRTLHFLQRLLYTPEAGERYKIAWILGQVCGAGASLDPGPVADLLHRLFESASDSASSSWGMVEAIGAIIANRPDIYGAFARHLFPYMGDPGTREAVLWGLAEIADKRPDTIRALPFYSLFPVLANKDPVLRALALRLLGRIGAREAGLQIMGLTHDPTPVMVPDRGGLTATTVAQLAEEALQLIHQEEQS, encoded by the coding sequence ATGAGCACGGCGAAGGAACAGCCGCTCAGACCCTGGTGCCCCTTTTGCGGCATGAGCGTGGGCCGGCCCGGCTATGCACAGGAGCGGAGCATGCGGGAATTCCCCCTGGGCCGCTGTGAATGCGGGGCGGTGTATGTGTCCGAGACCACGGGCCACAACGTGGGCGCGGCCATGGTGGAGTGCCTGGTCAACGCCTGCGGCGGCAACTGGGATCTGGCCTGGGATCTGCTGCCGGAAGACGACTACCTGACCGGCCAGCTCGACAACTATGACGAGGTGACGCATCAGGTTGTTCCAGAGCGCTTTCTGGATGGCCGTGCGGTGCGTGGCGTGCTGTTCTTCGTGCGTCTGCACAGGGGCCTGGCCGAACTGGCGGCCCATTTTGCCAGGGCCCATGGCGCTGGTGCGCAACCGGAGACAGCCCCGCGGGCGGTGCCGGCGGGAGCGCATGTGCCGCCACCGCCCAGGCTGGATCCGAAACGGCAGAAGAAACGGGCCGACAAGGCGGGTGTGCAGCGGCTGGTGCGGGCAGGCGACGTGGAGGCGCTCGTTGCCCTCTACCTGGACGACCACCGCACCCTGCATTTCCTGCAGCGGCTGCTCTACACGCCGGAGGCGGGCGAGCGCTACAAAATCGCCTGGATTCTGGGGCAGGTCTGCGGCGCGGGCGCCAGCCTCGACCCGGGCCCGGTGGCGGATCTGCTGCACCGGCTCTTCGAGTCGGCCTCCGATTCCGCCTCCTCCTCCTGGGGCATGGTGGAGGCCATTGGCGCCATTATTGCCAACCGGCCGGACATTTACGGGGCTTTTGCCCGCCATCTTTTCCCCTACATGGGCGACCCCGGTACCCGGGAGGCGGTGCTGTGGGGTCTGGCCGAAATTGCGGACAAGCGGCCCGACACGATTCGCGCCTTGCCCTTTTATTCGCTGTTCCCGGTGCTGGCCAACAAGGATCCGGTGCTGCGCGCTCTCGCCCTGCGGCTTTTGGGCCGTATCGGCGCCAGGGAGGCGGGGCTGCAGATCATGGGCCTGACCCACGATCCCACGCCGGTCATGGTGCCGGACAGGGGCGGCCTCACCGCCACTACCGTGGCGCAGCTCGCGGAAGAAGCGCTTCAACTCATTCATCAGGAAGAACAATCATGA
- a CDS encoding tetratricopeptide repeat protein, translating into MAEAVKESNIQDVIAEQEKIVAEKPDNVMAHHMLGLIYLRAGRSEDAIRELEKAIEIDSQSMESIVNLGAIYFGRGDYDRALELNRRALKISPTMAEALVNIGLIEQQRGHAAEAIESYEQATRIDPRLITAWLNLASAYTMQQEDAKAVQAARQAVELDPDSGMAHNNLAVALYFSGAYQEALHHLERARELGYSVDPRFSDGLKAKALQ; encoded by the coding sequence ATGGCAGAGGCAGTAAAAGAATCGAATATTCAGGATGTTATTGCGGAGCAGGAAAAGATTGTGGCGGAAAAGCCGGACAATGTCATGGCCCATCACATGCTGGGTCTGATCTACCTGCGGGCAGGCCGCAGCGAAGATGCCATCCGCGAGCTGGAAAAGGCTATCGAGATTGATTCCCAGTCCATGGAGAGCATCGTCAATCTGGGCGCCATCTATTTTGGCCGCGGCGACTATGACCGGGCGCTGGAGCTGAATCGCCGGGCGCTGAAGATTTCTCCGACCATGGCCGAGGCCCTGGTGAATATCGGCCTGATCGAACAGCAGCGGGGGCATGCGGCCGAGGCCATCGAGAGCTATGAACAGGCCACGAGAATCGACCCCAGGCTGATTACCGCCTGGCTGAATCTGGCCTCGGCCTACACCATGCAGCAGGAAGACGCCAAGGCGGTGCAGGCCGCCCGGCAGGCCGTCGAGCTGGACCCGGATTCGGGCATGGCGCACAACAATCTGGCGGTGGCGCTGTACTTCAGCGGGGCATACCAGGAGGCCCTGCACCATCTGGAGCGCGCGCGGGAACTGGGTTACAGCGTGGATCCCCGTTTCAGTGATGGATTGAAGGCCAAGGCTCTGCAATGA
- a CDS encoding bifunctional riboflavin kinase/FAD synthetase translates to MKIYTSPGQLAPRPARIYVTIGNFDGVHLGHQQLFARVVARARAAGGISLAVTFEPHPLKVLSPKGIRLISSTEQKIELIERAGVDELLIVPFDRAMAATSAEDFVNRILLERLGMTDLVVGYDYAMGRNRVGNAAFLEAQGAARGFSVEVVPAFYMQGRLVSSTVIRTLVAEGKMRDVRTLLGRYYQIRGEVQHGRQRGGQVLGFPTANLRILEDDLCPRRGVYVTQVIYDGRRYGGISNIGRNPTFGEKTVVAETHIFEFKADIYGRPLRIDLLRHLREERRFDDAEALVRQIKKDITVARRVLAREEGRDRLV, encoded by the coding sequence ATGAAAATTTATACCAGCCCCGGGCAACTGGCTCCCCGGCCCGCCCGGATCTATGTGACCATTGGCAACTTTGATGGCGTGCACCTGGGCCACCAGCAGCTTTTTGCCCGGGTCGTCGCCCGGGCGAGGGCTGCAGGCGGCATCAGCCTTGCCGTCACCTTCGAGCCCCATCCCCTGAAGGTGCTGAGCCCCAAAGGCATCCGCCTCATTTCGAGCACGGAACAGAAAATCGAGCTGATTGAGCGGGCGGGTGTGGATGAGCTCTTGATCGTGCCCTTTGACCGGGCCATGGCTGCCACCAGTGCGGAAGACTTTGTCAACCGAATCCTTCTGGAGCGGCTCGGCATGACCGATCTCGTGGTGGGTTACGACTACGCCATGGGCAGGAATCGGGTCGGGAATGCGGCGTTTCTCGAGGCCCAGGGCGCGGCCAGGGGCTTTAGCGTGGAGGTGGTGCCGGCCTTTTACATGCAGGGCCGGCTGGTCTCCAGCACGGTTATCCGCACTCTGGTGGCAGAGGGCAAGATGCGGGATGTGCGCACGCTTCTGGGCCGCTATTACCAGATTCGGGGCGAGGTGCAGCATGGCCGGCAGCGCGGCGGGCAGGTCCTGGGCTTTCCGACCGCCAATCTCCGCATTCTGGAGGACGACCTCTGCCCCAGGCGGGGCGTGTACGTGACCCAGGTCATCTATGACGGCAGGCGCTACGGCGGCATCTCCAATATCGGCAGGAATCCGACCTTTGGTGAAAAGACCGTGGTGGCGGAAACCCATATTTTCGAGTTCAAGGCCGACATTTACGGCAGGCCGCTGCGTATCGATCTGCTCAGGCACCTGCGGGAAGAACGGCGGTTCGACGATGCGGAGGCCCTGGTCCGGCAGATCAAAAAGGACATCACCGTGGCCCGGCGGGTGCTGGCCCGGGAAGAGGGACGGGACAGACTGGTCTGA
- a CDS encoding NAD-dependent epimerase/dehydratase family protein translates to MQKILVTGAAGFIGHALSKRLLAAGRTVVGLDNLNDYYSVQLKRDRLSELLPHRAFTFVQEDMAKREAMTRLFADGRFDVVVNLAAQAGVRHSLINPAAYVDTNLVGFGNILEGCRNTGVRHLVFASSSSVYGANTKMPFSEHDNVDHPVSLYAASKKANELMAHTYSHLFGLPATGLRFFTVYGPWGRPDMALFLFTRAILEGRPINVFNNGDMERDFTYIDDIVEGVIRVMDRLPAPNPEWSGQTPDPATSYCPWRVYNIGNNRKERLLRYIEVLEDCLGRKAEKNFLPMQPGDVPATWADAGELVRDTGFQPDTPIETGVQRFVDWYLDYYQCRKFIKA, encoded by the coding sequence ATGCAGAAAATTCTGGTGACCGGCGCAGCCGGCTTTATCGGCCATGCCCTGAGCAAGCGCCTGCTCGCGGCAGGCCGGACGGTGGTGGGGCTGGACAACCTGAACGACTACTATTCGGTGCAGTTGAAGCGCGACCGGCTCTCCGAGCTGCTGCCGCACAGGGCCTTCACCTTTGTGCAGGAAGACATGGCCAAACGCGAGGCCATGACCCGGCTCTTTGCAGATGGCCGCTTCGACGTGGTGGTCAATCTGGCGGCCCAGGCGGGTGTGCGCCATTCGCTGATCAACCCGGCCGCCTATGTGGACACCAATCTGGTCGGCTTCGGCAACATTCTGGAAGGCTGCCGCAATACCGGGGTCAGGCATCTGGTCTTTGCCTCGTCCAGCTCGGTGTACGGCGCGAACACGAAGATGCCCTTTTCCGAGCACGACAACGTGGATCATCCGGTTTCGCTCTATGCGGCCTCGAAAAAGGCGAACGAACTCATGGCCCATACCTACAGCCACCTTTTTGGCCTGCCCGCGACCGGGCTGCGCTTCTTTACGGTCTATGGCCCCTGGGGCAGACCGGACATGGCCCTCTTTCTCTTTACCAGGGCCATTTTGGAAGGCCGGCCCATCAATGTTTTCAACAATGGCGATATGGAAAGGGATTTCACCTACATAGACGATATTGTCGAAGGCGTGATCCGGGTGATGGACAGGTTGCCGGCGCCCAATCCCGAATGGAGCGGCCAGACGCCCGACCCGGCCACCAGCTATTGCCCCTGGCGCGTCTACAACATCGGCAACAACAGGAAGGAGCGGCTCCTGCGCTACATCGAGGTACTGGAGGACTGCCTGGGCCGCAAGGCGGAGAAGAACTTCCTGCCCATGCAGCCGGGTGATGTGCCAGCCACCTGGGCCGATGCGGGCGAACTCGTGCGCGACACCGGTTTTCAGCCGGATACGCCCATAGAAACCGGTGTGCAGCGCTTTGTGGACTGGTATCTGGATTATTATCAGTGCCGGAAATTCATCAAAGCATGA
- a CDS encoding sigma-54-dependent transcriptional regulator — protein sequence MASILVVDDELSMREFLTIFLEKLGHSVISAANGEKAMVMAQEHPVDLVISDIRMPGMSGLDLLARLKAQKPELAFILITAFASPEDAVLAMKNGAFDYITKPFNVDEVRRIIQAALEKKQSQAAEPIDDFPEIIGQSPEMMKIFDLIKRVAPTPANVLIYGESGTGKELVAQAIHNRSQVARKPFVPIICSAIPETLLESELFGHVKGSFTGAIADKPGLFQLASGGTAFLDEIGELTPLIQTKLLRVLQEREFMPVGSTKTVQLNARIITATNRILEQEIIAGNFREDLYYRLAVVPIRLPSLRERAGDIPLLVDYFLKKYSERLGTPMPPMSSYGMEVLMQYDFPGNVRELENIIERGVAMSSSNIILPDNLILSSHRRKQNSAATTAAAALEPASPTAPEPARPDAARPDLGSGPAAGAGAGHSPADKPEQEIFLAAHSEAELYERGLDEVLEQLERRLILHALAKADNSKTRAAELLKLSFRSLRYKTKKLGID from the coding sequence ATGGCGTCCATTCTCGTGGTTGACGACGAACTCAGCATGCGCGAGTTCCTCACCATTTTTCTCGAAAAACTGGGCCACTCGGTCATCAGCGCCGCAAACGGCGAGAAGGCCATGGTCATGGCCCAGGAGCATCCGGTGGATCTGGTCATCTCCGACATCAGGATGCCGGGCATGAGCGGGCTGGATCTGCTGGCCCGGCTGAAAGCGCAGAAGCCGGAGCTGGCCTTCATCCTGATCACCGCCTTCGCCTCGCCGGAAGATGCCGTTCTGGCCATGAAAAACGGCGCTTTCGACTACATCACCAAGCCCTTCAATGTGGATGAAGTGCGGCGTATCATCCAGGCTGCACTGGAGAAAAAACAGAGCCAGGCCGCGGAGCCGATCGATGATTTTCCGGAAATCATCGGCCAAAGCCCGGAGATGATGAAGATCTTCGACCTGATCAAACGTGTGGCCCCAACCCCGGCCAACGTGCTGATCTACGGCGAATCCGGAACCGGCAAGGAGCTGGTGGCCCAGGCCATTCACAACCGCTCGCAGGTGGCGAGAAAGCCCTTTGTGCCCATCATCTGCAGCGCCATTCCGGAAACCCTGCTGGAGAGCGAACTCTTTGGCCACGTGAAAGGCTCCTTTACCGGCGCCATTGCCGACAAGCCGGGGCTTTTCCAACTGGCCAGCGGCGGCACCGCCTTTCTGGACGAAATCGGCGAACTCACCCCGCTGATTCAGACCAAGCTTCTGCGGGTACTGCAGGAACGGGAGTTCATGCCGGTCGGTTCAACCAAAACCGTGCAGCTCAACGCCCGCATCATCACCGCCACCAACCGCATCCTGGAGCAGGAAATCATTGCCGGCAATTTCCGGGAAGACCTGTACTACCGGCTGGCCGTGGTGCCCATCCGCCTGCCCTCGCTCCGCGAGCGGGCAGGCGACATCCCGCTCCTGGTGGATTATTTCCTGAAAAAATACTCGGAGCGCCTGGGCACGCCCATGCCACCCATGTCGTCCTACGGCATGGAGGTGCTGATGCAGTACGATTTCCCGGGCAACGTGCGGGAGCTGGAAAACATCATCGAGCGCGGCGTGGCCATGTCCAGCTCCAACATCATCCTGCCCGACAATCTGATTCTTTCTTCCCACCGCAGGAAGCAGAACAGTGCAGCCACTACGGCAGCGGCCGCCCTGGAGCCGGCCAGTCCCACAGCGCCGGAACCGGCCAGGCCAGACGCCGCCCGGCCCGACCTTGGCAGCGGGCCGGCGGCAGGGGCCGGAGCCGGCCATAGCCCAGCGGACAAGCCGGAGCAGGAGATTTTCCTGGCCGCCCACAGTGAGGCCGAACTCTACGAGCGCGGCCTGGACGAAGTGCTGGAGCAACTGGAGCGCCGCCTCATTCTGCACGCCCTGGCCAAGGCGGACAACTCGAAGACCAGGGCGGCTGAACTGCTGAAACTGAGCTTTCGCAGTCTGCGCTACAAAACAAAAAAGCTGGGCATCGACTGA
- a CDS encoding two-component system sensor histidine kinase NtrB: protein MNAFFTQLFRPVVDSEAATRKHLLWWMLLRLLLMSVLCITAALLRDRSNNLIIPPLPQTSFFLLALCLFSIGSAFLLQKANFKGRKLKAFVLAQLWADALFVAFFVYATGCSFSNFTPLFILPIITAGLILYKPGSLILATGSTFLYAAVLLVELYGPLPEYFQATNYRRPVQLLMLLTPFAFYGLLFFLSALLSGQMGSRLHRTQQALRKTTQAYGQLAHLYRQIFNDISTGIITTDPAGRINSYNQAAASITGCKRAQVLGEPLARHFSAIADHLSENQGRSVCDFVKPDGEAIRLGYSCAPLRLVESEDREAGLAKVITLQDISRVERMERQMREAEKLAAIGEMSAMIAHDFRNPLAAISGSAQMLSMSADSSQAGATRVTATLAAIILRETGRMEKTIADFLLFARPQPPRQQWFQLRPVLEDQIARFLGAGERFSNLTLQWDIPVDMLCWADQGQIGVIVRQAVENAWLEVQENQAIILIRAFVQELPGEHNSLSLEVCDQGPGIPVELREKVFAPFFSHRAKGTGLGLAIVRQIAQQHGGTALIDESEDYRCIVRITMPQPKIAPR, encoded by the coding sequence ATGAATGCCTTTTTCACCCAGCTCTTCCGCCCCGTGGTGGACAGCGAAGCGGCCACCAGAAAACATCTGCTCTGGTGGATGCTGCTCCGGCTCCTGCTGATGAGCGTCCTCTGCATCACAGCGGCCCTGCTGCGTGACCGGAGCAACAATCTCATTATTCCGCCCCTGCCGCAAACGAGCTTCTTCCTGCTGGCGCTCTGCCTTTTTTCCATCGGCTCGGCCTTCCTGCTGCAGAAGGCGAACTTCAAGGGCCGGAAGCTCAAGGCCTTTGTCCTCGCCCAACTCTGGGCCGATGCCCTGTTCGTGGCCTTTTTCGTCTACGCCACGGGCTGCAGCTTCTCGAACTTCACCCCGCTCTTCATCCTGCCCATCATCACGGCCGGTCTCATTCTCTACAAACCGGGCAGTCTGATCCTGGCCACGGGCAGCACCTTTCTCTACGCTGCCGTGCTGCTGGTGGAACTGTATGGCCCGCTGCCCGAATATTTTCAGGCCACGAACTACCGCAGGCCGGTGCAGCTCCTGATGCTGCTGACACCCTTTGCCTTTTACGGCCTGCTCTTCTTTTTGTCCGCCCTGCTGAGCGGCCAGATGGGCAGCCGCCTGCACCGCACCCAGCAGGCGCTGCGCAAGACCACCCAGGCCTACGGCCAGTTGGCGCATCTGTACCGCCAGATCTTCAACGACATCAGTACCGGCATCATCACCACCGACCCCGCGGGCCGCATCAATTCCTACAACCAGGCCGCAGCCAGCATCACCGGCTGCAAACGGGCACAGGTGCTGGGCGAGCCGCTGGCCCGCCACTTTTCAGCCATTGCCGACCACCTCTCCGAAAACCAGGGCCGCAGTGTCTGCGACTTTGTCAAGCCGGACGGCGAAGCGATCCGCCTCGGCTATTCCTGCGCACCGCTCCGCCTCGTGGAGTCTGAGGACAGGGAGGCCGGTCTGGCCAAGGTGATTACGCTGCAGGACATCAGCCGGGTGGAACGCATGGAGCGGCAGATGCGGGAAGCCGAAAAACTGGCTGCCATCGGCGAGATGAGCGCCATGATCGCCCACGATTTCCGGAACCCGCTGGCCGCCATTTCCGGTTCGGCCCAGATGCTGTCCATGTCCGCAGACAGCAGCCAGGCCGGCGCCACCAGGGTGACCGCCACGCTGGCAGCCATCATTCTGCGCGAGACCGGGCGCATGGAGAAGACCATCGCGGATTTTCTCCTCTTTGCCCGGCCGCAGCCGCCGCGGCAGCAATGGTTTCAGCTCAGGCCGGTTCTGGAAGACCAGATTGCACGTTTTCTGGGGGCGGGCGAGCGCTTTTCGAACCTCACGCTCCAATGGGACATTCCGGTGGACATGCTCTGCTGGGCAGACCAGGGGCAGATTGGAGTCATTGTCCGGCAGGCGGTGGAAAACGCCTGGCTGGAAGTGCAGGAAAACCAGGCCATCATTCTGATCCGGGCCTTCGTGCAGGAACTGCCCGGAGAGCATAACAGCCTGTCGCTCGAAGTGTGCGATCAGGGGCCGGGCATTCCAGTGGAACTCAGGGAAAAGGTGTTTGCGCCCTTCTTCTCGCACCGCGCCAAGGGCACGGGCCTGGGACTGGCCATTGTGCGCCAGATTGCCCAGCAGCATGGGGGCACGGCGCTGATCGACGAAAGCGAAGACTATCGCTGCATCGTGCGGATCACAATGCCCCAGCCGAAGATAGCGCCCCGCTGA
- the murA gene encoding UDP-N-acetylglucosamine 1-carboxyvinyltransferase, protein MDKLVIEGGSPLYGEVPISGAKNAALPLLAATLLAPGEHVLENVPDLRDTRTMLGLLASLGARWERDGGLVRINADVLSGAEAPYEMVRTMRASVLVLGPLLSRLGCARVSLPGGCAIGARPIDYHLKGFERLGVETRLEQGYVEARSPGPLQGGAIYFDVPSVTGTENVLMAAVCAAGETHIDNAAREPEVGNLIDMLNGMGACIDGKDTDSLVVHGVARLQPARTAVIPDRIETGTYMIAVAACGGRVLLKNCVPEHVRALADKLQHCGLVIEEGQDDMLLVYCPDDGGLSRCALESIDITTRPYPGFPTDLQAQFMALMTLAEGTSVIHETIFENRFMHVAELLRMGADITIEGSRAVVRGQGRNSLSGAPVMATDLRASASLVIAGLAARGRTEISRIYHLERGYENMVGKLKGLGAHIDRISGALSSAGAL, encoded by the coding sequence ATGGACAAACTCGTGATCGAAGGCGGTTCGCCCCTGTATGGCGAAGTGCCGATCAGCGGCGCCAAGAATGCCGCCCTGCCGCTTCTGGCGGCGACCCTGCTGGCTCCTGGCGAGCACGTGCTGGAGAACGTGCCCGATCTCCGTGACACCCGCACCATGCTGGGCCTGCTGGCAAGCCTGGGGGCGCGCTGGGAGCGGGACGGCGGCTTGGTGCGCATCAATGCCGATGTCCTCAGCGGGGCGGAAGCGCCCTACGAGATGGTCAGGACCATGCGGGCTTCGGTCCTGGTCCTGGGGCCCCTGCTCAGCCGGCTGGGTTGCGCCCGGGTTTCCCTGCCAGGCGGCTGCGCGATCGGGGCCAGGCCGATTGACTATCACCTGAAGGGTTTCGAGCGCCTGGGCGTCGAGACCCGCCTTGAACAGGGCTATGTGGAGGCCCGCTCCCCCGGCCCCCTGCAGGGTGGCGCCATATACTTCGACGTGCCCTCGGTGACCGGCACGGAGAATGTACTGATGGCGGCGGTCTGCGCGGCGGGCGAGACCCACATCGACAACGCAGCGCGGGAGCCGGAGGTGGGCAATCTCATCGACATGCTCAACGGGATGGGGGCCTGCATCGACGGCAAGGATACGGACAGCCTGGTGGTGCACGGCGTGGCCCGCCTGCAGCCGGCCCGAACGGCGGTGATCCCCGACCGCATCGAAACCGGCACCTATATGATTGCGGTGGCGGCCTGCGGCGGCCGGGTGCTGCTGAAAAACTGCGTGCCCGAGCATGTGCGCGCCCTTGCCGACAAACTGCAGCACTGCGGGCTGGTGATCGAGGAAGGGCAGGACGACATGCTCCTGGTGTACTGTCCGGACGACGGCGGGCTGAGCCGCTGCGCCCTGGAGAGCATTGACATCACGACCCGGCCCTATCCCGGTTTCCCGACCGATCTGCAGGCGCAGTTCATGGCGCTGATGACACTGGCGGAAGGCACCTCGGTCATCCATGAAACCATTTTTGAAAACCGCTTCATGCATGTGGCCGAGCTGCTGCGCATGGGCGCGGACATCACCATCGAAGGTTCGCGGGCCGTGGTACGCGGCCAGGGCCGGAACAGCCTTTCCGGCGCGCCGGTCATGGCAACCGACCTGCGCGCTTCGGCATCGCTCGTGATTGCCGGCCTGGCCGCCCGGGGCAGGACAGAAATTTCCCGCATCTACCACCTGGAGCGCGGCTACGAAAACATGGTCGGCAAGCTCAAGGGCCTGGGTGCGCACATTGACAGGATCAGCGGGGCGCTATCTTCGGCTGGGGCATTGTGA
- the prmC gene encoding peptide chain release factor N(5)-glutamine methyltransferase yields MTGPVLGVLVAEGAAAFARAGIECAELEARLLAQHVFGLNRAGLIVHERDTVGDGAAARFAALVRRRLSREPLAYILGEREFWGLPFSVSRDVLIPRPETEFLVEQALASSRAAGVDASWQALDLGTGSGVIAVVLARELGCRVTAVDRSAAALRVAAENARRHGVAERIAFVRGDCFAALPAGARYDVLVSNPPYVSAREMAALAPEVGCFEPRSALFGGPDGLDCLSAISRNAGPFLRPGAGLFLEIGATQAEAVRSLFTASSSYEDVRILPDLAGRSRVLAARAAA; encoded by the coding sequence GTGACCGGCCCTGTTCTTGGCGTTTTGGTCGCTGAAGGTGCGGCTGCCTTTGCGCGGGCCGGGATCGAATGTGCGGAACTGGAGGCCAGACTGCTGGCACAGCATGTGTTCGGCCTGAACCGGGCCGGGCTGATCGTGCACGAGCGGGATACGGTCGGTGATGGGGCAGCAGCCCGCTTCGCGGCCCTGGTCCGCAGACGCCTGAGCCGGGAGCCGCTGGCCTATATTCTGGGCGAGCGGGAGTTCTGGGGGCTGCCTTTTTCGGTGTCCCGGGATGTGCTCATTCCCCGACCGGAGACCGAGTTTCTGGTGGAGCAGGCCCTGGCCTCGAGCCGTGCCGCCGGGGTGGACGCCTCATGGCAGGCTCTGGATCTGGGCACGGGCAGCGGCGTGATTGCCGTGGTGCTGGCCCGGGAGCTGGGCTGCCGGGTGACGGCTGTGGATCGCTCGGCTGCAGCGCTTAGGGTGGCAGCCGAAAATGCCCGCCGGCATGGCGTGGCGGAGCGCATCGCCTTTGTGCGGGGCGATTGCTTTGCAGCCCTGCCCGCAGGCGCCCGCTACGATGTGCTGGTGAGCAATCCGCCCTATGTGTCGGCTCGGGAGATGGCCGCACTGGCGCCCGAGGTGGGCTGCTTTGAGCCCCGTTCGGCGCTTTTCGGCGGCCCGGATGGTCTGGACTGCCTCAGCGCCATCAGCCGGAACGCGGGCCCGTTCCTCCGGCCCGGCGCCGGGTTGTTTCTGGAAATAGGCGCGACGCAGGCGGAGGCTGTGCGCAGCCTGTTCACTGCGTCCTCCTCTTATGAAGATGTGCGGATTCTGCCGGATCTGGCCGGCCGTTCCCGGGTTCTGGCCGCACGTGCAGCCGCATGA